The window CGGGGTGTGGAGTCGGTAACCGGCGCGGAAGCGGTGTTGCGCACGGTGCCGGAAGTGTCGGCGGTGTGCGAGAAAATCGCCGACAGCATTCCCGATGCCGGCGCGCCTTATGCGACTTTGCAAGACCTGGAAACCTGCGACGGCTTGGCGTTGGGCAGCCCGACCCATTTCGGCAATATGGCTGCCTCGTTAAAGCATTTTCTGGATGGTACGACCGCGTTGTGGTTCTCAGGCGCGTTGTCCGGCAAGCCGGCGGGCGTGTTCACCTCTACCGGCAGCATGCACGGCGGCCAGGAAACTACGCTGTTATCGATGATGCTGCCCTTGATGCATCACGGCATGTTGTTGATGAGCCTACCCTGTAACGAAATTGCACTGCGCGAAACGGTCAGCGGCGGCACGCCGTATGGTCCCAGTCATGTCGCCGATACCGATGCCGAATTAACAGAGCACGAGAAACGTTTGTGTTGGGTGTTGGGCGAGCGTTTGGCTAAGGCGGCGCTGGCATTGCGAGCTTAGGCTTCGCCACTCTAAGCTTGATTGTAGGCCTGTTGTAAGGTGGCGATGTCGATTTTTGTCATTTTCAGCATAGCCTGCATCACGCGTCCGGCTTTTACCGGATCGGGATCGCTCAATAATTTGATCAGCGCATTCGGCACGATTTGCCAGGTCACGCCGAATTTATCGTCCAGCCAGGCACATTGATGTTCTTTCCCGCCTTCTGAAAGTTTCTGCCAATAGTGGTCCACTTCCGCCTGAGTTTCGCAATGCACGACAAACGAAATGGCGGGCGAGAACTTGTAGACCGGTCCGCCGTTGAGCGCGGTAAATACTTGACCGTCCAGCTCGAAATTGGCGGTCATCACACTACCTTTCGGTCCTGGCCCGGCATCGCCGTAACGGTTGACGCTCAACACCTTCGAGTTCTTGAAAATAGAGACGTAAAAATTCATAGCCGCTTCGGCTTGATGGTCGAACCACAAAAACGGGGTGATTTTTTGCATGAGATCTACTCCTACATGATGTGAATGGTAATGCTCGACTATCCGGCCCACACGCTGGTCACCAACTCGGCAAGCTGATCCGTGGCTTTTCCCCAGCCTTCGTGAAAACCCATTTCTTCGTGGGCTTTCCGGTCTTCCGGACTCCAATGAAACACGCGAGCGCTGTAGCGGGTTTTTCCGCCTTCAGGCGTAAACGTGATGATGCCGGTCATGAAAGGTTTGGCGAAGGGTTCCCAGGCGCTGGTGTAGGCATCGGTGAAGACCAAACGCTCGTTTGGCACAACTTCAAGATAGATGCCTTGGTTGGGAAACTCCTGACCGTCCGGGCTACGCATCACGATGATGCTGGTGCCGCCGGCTCTGACATCGAGTTCGGCTGCAGCCACGGTCCAGGGCTTCGGACAAAACCACTGCTTGAGCAGTGCCGGTTCGGTCCAGGCTCTATAGAGTTTCTCGGGTGGCGCATCAATCAGGCGCGTCAGCACCAGTTCCCGCGATTCAGTTGTTTGTTCAGTTGGCTTCATGGCTTTCCCTCTGAAATTGAAATAGCTGATCGCTTTTCGGCGATGGTCTTTAGCTCGGCCAAACCTTCTGCGAATTTCCCGGCGATCATCTTGTCCATACTGAACACCAGGCTCATCACTTTGGAAATATAAGGGCTAGGGCCGAAAATAGCCTGGGTAACGCGCGTCGAGTCACCCTCGGTTTGTAGAACAAATTCCAAGGTGTTTTGCGCCGGAAAGGGCTTGATGAAATCCATCCGGATCGTTATTTTCGCGGGCGGCGTCGCGTCAATAATCTCCATGCGTCCCTGGCCGATTTCCTGGTTGCCTTCCCATTCGTACACCGCACCCGGCCCGCTGGTAGCGCTGCTGTATGTTCGCTTCATACCAGGGTCCACTTTTTCCCAGGCCGACCATGTTTGCATGCTGTGCAAATCGCTGATCAACGGAAAAATCGTTTCCGGGGTAGCTTTGATTATGATCGAGCGTTGTACGCGGAAAGTGTCGGGTTTGGTTGCCGCATAAATAAGTATGCAGGCGATGACTAAGGCCAAGACAATTAGTATCGTTTTGATCATCGGATTTTCCTCGATAGTGCAAGAAATGTAAGAAATTATGTTCTGCGCCGATACTGCGCCGTCATGAATAGCTGCCATTGGCCTTCGTCGTCGAGCAGATACGAAGTCAGTAGGCGTTGTTGCGGACTCTGGATAGTGATTACGTCGCGCTGCTTGGCTAACTTGCCTTCGCTAGTGCAACACGGACCTTCGGTATTCAGCGTTAGCACAGTGCCATTGGCGTCCAACGCGCCGTCGTAAATCCAGAGATGGGTCATCATCGAACCTATCCAGGTGCCTACAAAGCGCTGCTGCCGAGTGTCGTAACCCAATGTCATCAACATAGTCGCCGTGCCGCCGCCCGGCATTTCGCCGCAACCCTCGCACAATAGCCACAACCCGCCCAAGCTGCGCACGCTCTCGGAACCTTCGAATTTCTCGGGCGGCTGGCCGGGTTCCATTACGCATTCGGACACATAGGTCCATTCGCCAATCAGTTGTTGTAGCCATTCGTGTTCTTTCTGCAGGTCAATTTTCATTACTTGTTCCTCTTCGGTTGCGTTTTTACGATGGCAGGCCCGGAATCTCGATCAGCGGCCGCACTTCGACGGTGCCCTTGCGCGCCATCGGAATCTGTTCGGCAATAGCAATGGCTGCATCCAAATCCCGGGCCTCGACCAGATAGTAGCCGCCCAGTTGTTCGCGGGTTTCCGCGAACGGGCCGTCGGTGACGAAGCGCTTACCCTCTCGCACCCGCACGCTGGTCGCCATGGTTGTAGGCTGCAACGGACTGGCCGCCAGGTATTGGCCGTCGGCTTTGAGTTTGTGCGCGAGTTGGGTGGACTCGACATAACAGGCTTGCCGCTCGGCTTCGTCCACGCTGTGCTCTTCAAGATAAATCAGTAACATATATTTCATGCCGGTCTCCTTTAGCCTTGGCACGCCGCGCCGGGCTCCATGTAACAATATTCCCAGATGTGGCCATCCGGATCCTGAAAGCCGTGAGCATACATAAAGCCGTGATCTTGCGGCTCCTTGTACAGCGTACCGCCGGCCGCGACGGCAGTGCTGACGATGGTATCGACTTTTTCCCGGCTTTCCGCGGATAGGCACAGCAACATTTCCGTACTTTTTGTGGCGTCGCAAATGGTTTTGGGCGTGAAGGATTGGAAGAAGTTTTCGGTCAGCAACATCACGAAAATAGTGTCGCTGACGATCATGCAAGCCGCGTCGTCGTTGGTAAATTGCGGATTGAAGGTGTAACCCAGTCGGGTAAAAAAGGCGATGGAGTTAGGTAGGTTTTTTACCGGAAGATTGACGAAAATTTGCGTGTTCATGTCAGCTCCTTATTGCGGTTCGGCACTAGCCGCTTGCGCCGCGAAGAATGCAGCCATACGGCTGGGCATTTCGCTGGGATCGACGTCTTCGATATGCGTGGCAATCAGCCATTGATGGCCGAACGGATCGCTCAGCGCGCCCATCCGGTCGCCCCAGAATTGGTTGGTGGGTGGCATCTTGGATGTGGCACCGGCCTTTATCGCGGCGGCAAACACCGTATCGACATCCGCGACATACAAAAACAGCTTGACTGGCGTACCGCCCAGCATTGCTGGCGAATGATCGGTACAGTGCGGGTTTTCGTCAGCCAGCATGAATATCGAATCGCCGATTTTGAATTCGGCGTGAGCTATGTTGCCGTCCGGCGTATTCAGCCGGGATAACTCGCTGGCTGCGAAGGCATTTTTATAAAATTCCAGTGCCTGTGCCGTGCCTTGTACCACCAGATAAGGGGTAAGCGTGTGGTAGCCGTCGGGGATAAATTTGATGTTGGCGGTCATGGGGAACTCCTCGTTTTAGGGTGGGTGCTGATAATTGTGGCTTGCATCCTTAGTCGAACGGCGACTGCCCAAATCGACAACGCATCAAAATTTTTTTGCCGGGCAAGTTAGGCTGAGTTGAGATTAACCCAGGCCCAGCGCTTCCAGGGTTTTTGGATCTTCCGCTACCGGTCGAATTTCCACGCAACCCAACTTCGCTCCGGGAATCCGCGCGGCCACCTGGATGGCTTCGTTCAGATCGTCGGCTTCGATCAGGTAATAGCCGCCGAGCTGTTCCTTGGTTTCCGCGAACGGGCCGTCGGTGGTGCTCACTTTCCCGCCGCGCACTCGTAGCGTGATGGCGGCATTGGCCGGCAGCAGCCGATTGCAACTCAGGTAGTGGCCGCTGTCGCGAATGGCTTGGGTAAACTCGGTGTATTCATCAAAATGTTTGGCTGCGGCCTCATCCGACATTCCCTCCATGACGGTTTCGGCGCAAATCAGGCATAGGTATTTCATGGTCAATTTCCTCGGGCTAAAAATAGTGTACTTACCGAATAGTCGTTCGGCGTTGGGCAAATTCGACAAGCAAAATGTGTTTAGACAAAAAATTTTTAAGTACTCAGTCAATACAGCCTACCCATCGCAATTGTTGAATAGATACAAAAGTTTTTGTTAATGCGCATTTGCGTTGAGCCGAAGACGACTGTCGCTTACCATGGAAAGATAGACCTCAATTTTTCACAATCTGACCGGAGATCAACGATGACGCTATGCCCTTGCGGCTCCAAACTGGATTATGCCGAATGCTGCGGCCCAATCATCGACGGTGTGCTGGCGCCCACTGCCGAGGCCTTGATGCGTTCACGCTACACGGCATTCGTACAACGAAAGTTGGATCACATCGAGCGTACCCACGCCCCGGAAATTAAGGAGGATTTCAATCGAGCGGAAGCCGAGCGCATGGCGGAAGAATGCGAGTGGCGCAGCCTGGATATTCGCAATGCCACGGAAATCGGCGATACGGCGCAAGTCGAATTCACCATAAAATTTCGCCGCGACAAACAGGATTTGGTGCAAACCGAGTTAGCTAGTTTCCGCCGCGAAAACGGCGAGTGGCTGTATGTCAGCGGCGATCTCAATCCCAAAGTCACGCAGCGGGTAGTCAGCAAAGTGGGCCGTAACGACCCCTGTCCGTGCGGGTCGGGCAAAAAAGCCAAAAAATGCTGCGGTACCACGACTGAATTAGAGCAGGAATGACGCAGCGTTTTCACTGTACCGCGTGCGGCAAATGCTGTTATGGACAATTGCCACTGACAGTAAACGATGCGTTTAAGTATGCGGACCGCTTCCCATTAGCCATGGTCTGGACGCCGGTGCGGCAAGGCTGTAAAGACTTTGCGATGGTGTCCCAGCTGGGAGCCACTATAAAACTGGCTAATCGCAAAGAATTGGTGGTGTTGATAGTACCCACCGCCTATATTCCCCCGTCATATCCGTGCCCGGCACTAGCGCCCGATAATCTGTGCGGCATTCACGCCGATAAACCAGCGCGCTGCCGAACTATGCCGTTTTACCCGTATCGGGACGAGCAATTTCAAGCCGAGCTATTAAAACCGCAACCCGGTTGGACCTGCGATACCTCCGAATCGGCGCCGCTGGTGTTTGCCGACAAGAAAATCGTGTTTCGCGAGGATTTTGATGCGGAACGGCAGGAATTGGAGGAACAGATTCCGCAGATTCGCCGCTATGCCGACTACATGTTGAAGTACACGCCGCAGTTGGTCGATAGTCTGGCCAAAGTGTCGCTCAAACCCAAAGGCGGGCAAGTGGTGACCAGCCTGTCGTCATTTTTGACCGCGATTCGCCACCCCAATGCCCAGCAGATTGCTCAGTGGCAATTGCCTGTGTTGAACAGTTATGCAGAGAAAACCGCATCGGAACCTGGCCTGGCGGAATTTCATCGGCATTACATTTCCGGGGCCAAAGAAATGCAGTATTTAGCTCGGTAAGCCGGATAACTATTCTACGATTGCCGGTTGTCACAACTCAGTGCATTTTGCTTTAGTGTTCCAAAACAAACCGCGCATTCAATTCCCGCAGAAACTGAAACGTGTCCAGGCAAGGCACACCGAATTGCAGGCAAATGTTGGGAACTTTGACTTTCTTGGTGTTCGGTGCAACCAAGGCTTCGTGGGTGACCACCGTTGCCCCAAGGGTTTTAGCTTTGGCGATGAGCCAGGGATCGGCTTTTGCTAAGAAGTTGTCGCGATTGCCGGGGTTATAGTCGCCGGCTGCGACACTTTGAACAATTTCGGAAAACACCGATTGGGTTTCGGTGTCGTCGTTGTTGATGAAGTGTTCTGAGCGCGCCTTCGCCCATGCGGCTAGTTCGTCGTGACCGTCTTTAAGTTCCTTGCCTATCATCTGAACACTGGCGACCAAACCCGCTTGAAATTGCCGATCCAGCCAATCCCAATAAGCCGGACAGATATCCATGCCGTAATAGAAATTCTTGGCTTGAATGTAGGTATTGGCATCGAGAAGATATTTCAAACGCCCAACTCCTTGGCAAAGGTGGCGATTTTGTCGGGTTTGATACCACCCAATAACTGGCTGGCTTCACGGAGTAAAAGTTGGCCGCTGAGAGCCTCACTGACGACCGCGCGGGAAAAACGCTGGCTAATCTGGGCTTTTTTGGTCCGGTAATAACCAGGGCCGCCGCTGTCGTCGCGATCCCGATAAGCCGCTTGCTGGGCGTTGATATAACGCTGGTATTCGTCCTGAGTTATGTAGTTTAAAGCCAGCGCGCGGCGCGCCAAGGTCCACGTGCTGACGTGGAAATGCGATTCCAAAGTCGGCAAATTGGACTGCCAGTTGTCCAGACCATGCCTCCATATGGTCTGAAATTCAGTGGCCGGGACTAAAAACTCGGCGGCTACCGCATTACAAAGAATCTCTTCTGCCCGATGGGTTTGCGTGCTAGCGTCGGAAATGCCAGACTGGCCGATCCAGATATGGCAGAGTTCGTGGACCAGGGTGAACAGCCGTGCGCCCAAGGCATCGGCATGGTTGACGAAAATGATCGGCGCGTAATTGTCAGCAATTGCAAAACCTCGAAACTCTTCGACGCGCAATGGTCGCGTGTAGTGGCCCACATCGCTTTGGCGCATCACCAACACCCCTACAGACTCGATACGGTTGACCAGATCGCGGTAATAATCTTCCCAGCTGCCGCGTTGCGGGTGATTGCCGACGCCGAGTTCGGTGCGAATGTCGCGCACGATGGCGGTTACCCCATCTTTGACGGCAAAGCGGCCAACGATAGGATTTGGACCGACAAGATGCTGTTGCAAATAGTCTTTGTACCATTCCTGGCGCTGTTGCATCAGCTTGATCAGATCGAGCAATTCCGCGCTGAGTCTCCGGTTGATTTGGCCCTCGATCGTTCTTAAATCGGGAATAGGCAATTCGTCGATTGGAGGCTGGGCAAGGAACAAATAGCCGAATGGGATATGTGCCTTTTCGGCGTAAGTCATAGCCTGCTTAAAGGTCAAAGAGCGGTGGCCGGACTCCCATTCGCTGAGCTTGTCTAGGCTGACACCGCACTTCCGGGCAAATTCAGACACGGTGACGCCGGAGCGCTCACGCGCCCAGGTCAGCATGGTCGTGTTGATGTTGGCGGTGGTCATAAGTCTTTTTTTCTTCCAACTAATCGATTATTAATGCATTTATACCAACTTGTCGATACCGAATGCTGCGATTCGTTTTGTATTGATGCCGCTGTGCCAACGCGGCGAGATTGGCAGGCCTCATTATAGGCAATACTTTGAACCTAAACGCATGAATTACAAATAGTAATTATTTCTTCATAATGAGATTGTCTGAGCTCTACTTGTTTGATCCACGGGCAATTAGCAAGTAGCCTCGATGGAATCGAGGTTTCGAAGGCCAGCTTCTTTTAATTGCCGATGTGGGTTTGATGGCCGGCAGGCCGACGCCCTCGATTCCGCTAACGCTGCATCGAGGCTACAGTGGCCCGACTTCAATCGACGCAATTTCGTGGCGGGTGGCACCTATTTTTTTAAGTCAGGTGGGCTTTGGCCGAACTTGCTCTATCAGAATGACGGGGCGCGAAACTTTTCATTTTTTGTGTCAAAAAGCGGATATGGAGTACGACTCAAATATTGAAATATCACTTTAAAATCAATCGCCCTTTTTTAGCTAATACTGTCACTGGATGCGGATTTCCCGCAATCTACGCGCCAAAAAGCGCCGCTCCGGTTCCTGGCGTGTCAAAGTCAGGGCTTGCTCGTAAGCTGAGATCGCATCGGCGGTTCTGCCCAGACGCCGGTACAAGTCTGCTCGGGCCGCGTGCGCCAGCAAGTAGCCTCGATGGAATCGAGGTTTCGAAGGCCAGCTGCTTTTAATTGCCGATGTGGGTTTGATGGCCGGCAGGCCGACGCCATCGATCCCGTTAACGCTGCATCGAGGCTACAATGGCCCGACTTCAATCGACGCAATTTCATGGCGGATGGCGCCTTTTTAAGTAAGGGGGCTTTGGCCGAACTTGCTCTATCAGAATGGCGCGGCGCGAAACTTTTCATTTGTTGTGTCAAAAAGTGGATACGGTGCGCGACTCAAATAATGAAATATCACTTTAAAATCAATCGCCCATTTTTAACTAATATCGTCACTCAACACGGATTTCCCGTAATCTACGCGCCAAAAAGCGCCGCTCCGGTTCCTGCCGCGCCAAAGCCAGGGCTTGTTCGTAAGCTGCGATAGCTTCGTCGGTTCTGCCCAGACGCCGGAACAAATCTGCTCGTGCCGCATGCGCCAGGTGATAATCGGTAAGGTCGCCGTTCTGTAAAATGGCATCGATCAACTCCAGCCCGGCTGCCGGTCCATCGCGCATCGCTACCGCGACGGCCCGGTTTAATTCGATTACCGGCGAGGCTTCGATGCGCAATAAGACTTCATAGAGTGCGACGATTTGCGGCCAGTCCGTGGCGGTGGCATGGCTGGCGTTGGCGTGCACTGCGGCGATGGCGGCTTGCACAGCGTAAGGGCTAAAACGCTGCGATACTAAGGCCTGCTGCACCAGTGCCGAGCCTTCCGCGATGCGTTCCCTATCCCACAAGCTGCGGTCTTGGTCGTCCAACAAAATCAGTTCACCGTCGGCTGTGGCTCTGGCGGCGCGGCGCGATTCGTGCAGCAGCATCAACGCCAACAAACCTAGCGCTTCCGGCTCCGGCAGTAGCTCGATCAGTAAGCGTCCCAGGCGTATCGCTTCTTCCGACAAATCATGCCGGGTTAGCGCGTCGCCGGACGAAGCGGAGTAACCTTCGTTGAACACCAGGTAAATTACCCGTAACACCGAATCCAGGCGTTGCGGCAGTTCGGCCGGTGAGGGTACTTGGTACGGAATGCGGGCGTCGCGAATCTTGGTTTTGGCGCGGACGATACGTTGCGCCAGTGTCGGTGTCGGGGTCAGGAAGGCGCGGGCGATTTCCTCGGTCGCCAGGCCGCAGACTTCGCGCAGCGTCAATGCGACTTGGGCATCCGGGGACAGCGCTGGATGGCAACAGGTAAAGATCAGCCGCAGGCGGTCGTCTTCCAGGCCTTCGTCATCGGTGTCGTCGGTTTCGCTGGCCGGACCGGCCAGGGTATCGGCATCATCAAGTACATCGAAGCGGGCTTGCCGGCGTAGGCTGTCGATGGCCTTGAAGCGGCCGGCCGACACCAACCAGGCGCGCGGATTGGCCGGCACGCCGTCGCGCGGCCATTGTTCGAGCGCGGCGCGAAAGGCATCGTGCAGCGCTTCCTCGGCAACATCGAAATCGCCGAGCAACCGAATCAAGGTTGCCAGTACATGACGGGATTCGCTTTGGTAGATGGCGTCGATTTTCTCGCGCACCGTTGGTCAACCTTGTCCGCTCAAGCTGCGCATGACCTGATGCCAGCCGGCTTCGGCCTTGGCGCCGACTTGCGCAAATACCGTTTGCAGCTGTTGCATTTGGGTGCCGGTCAGTTGCGCTTCCAATTCCGCTCCGGCCCCCGTTAAGCTGAGTTCGCGGACTCGCTTATCGTGCGTGGCGGTGTCTATCATGACCAACTGCATGTCCATTAACTGCCGCAACGGCGCGTTCAAGGCTTGCTTGCTGACGCTGAGCATGTTTAATAACGCGTTCACCGAAATCCGCGGATTGCGGCCGACGAAATACAAGATCCGGTGATGCACCCGCCCCAGTCCGCGCTCGGCCAGAATGCGGTCCGGCTGTACGGTAAATGCGCGATAGCCGAAGTAAAACTGTTCGATAGCCAGGCGCAACGCAGCTTCGCGCATGTCCGGCGTCAGCGTTTCATCAAGCGAGGGGTTATCGATAGTGGATATTTGGTCAACCATATTGACATTATAGGCAGGTAGCCGTTAGCATGGCTATAGGTCAACTTTATTGACATTTATCAGCGCCCGCTATGAACTTATTATCGCCGCAACACCCTACCCGCTTTTCCGCTCGCACCCAAGACCTGCATCCCTCGCCTATTCGCGAAATTTTGGCCGTCGTCGACCGACCCGGCATGATTTCCTTTGCCGGCGGCTTACCGTCGCTGGACAGCTTTCCGCAATTCAATTTAGCAGCCATGCCTCAGCATATGCTGCAATACGGGGCCAGCGAAGGCGAAGCGGAATTGCGCGAGCGGATTGCCGAAGACATGCAAAGCTTGGGTATGCAATGTTCTGCCGAACAAGTGTTGATCTTGTCAGGATCGCAGCAGGGCATAGATTTGGTCGCCAAATTGTTCATCGATCACGGCACGCCGGTGGCGGTGGAGGCGCCGACCTATCTGGCGGCTTTGCAGGTGTTTCGGTTTTTCGGCGCCCGCTTTGTTCCTTACGATGTCGGGGCGCCCGATCTGGATACCTGGCGGCGGGAAAAGCCGGCGTTTGCTTATGCGATACCCACGTTTCAGAACCCCAGCGGTCGCTGCCTGGATGCAGCGGAACGTGCCGCTTTGGCCGCTGCCTGCGATGCGGCGAATATTCCGTTGTTCGAGGACGATCCCTACCGCGATTTGGTATACGACGCCTGTGAGCGCACGCCGGTGTGTGCTCAGTTGCGGCACGCGCCGTGGATTTATCAGGGATCGTTTTCGAAAAGTCTGGCGCCGGGCTTGCGCCTAGGCTATCTGGTCGCGTCGCCGGAATTGCTGCCATTCCTCACCCGGCTGAAGCAGGCGGCCGATTTACACAGCAATCGCCTCAGCCAATGGTTGGTGCTGCAACACCTGAACGCTCCGGCTCGAACTCAGCAGTTGGCGGAATTGGCCGAGCACTATCGCCAGCGCCGCGATGCCTTCGAAGCCGCGCTGCACCTACATTTTTCAGACCTGGCCAGCTGGCAAATCCCGCCCGGCGGCTTATTTTTCTGGCTGACGCTGAACCGTCAAATCGATACTCGCAAGCTGTTGCCCAAGGCTATCGAAGCCGGCGTGGCCTTCATGCCCGGCGAGCCTTTCCTACCGATGGATGTGCAGGCCTGCGGCCAGCTGCGTCTGAATTTCAGTCACGCCGACTCAGCACAGGCCGAGCTCGGTTTGCGGGTTTTGGCAGGCTTGGTTAGGGAGTTTGTTTGAGTTAGCGTTGCAGCCGCGCCAAATTATGCAAGCCTACCGTGGGTGCGGCGCCGAAGGTCTTGCGAAATTCGTGGCTGAAATGGGCGGAATCGGAAAACCCGCTCGCATGGGCGGCGGTCGTGAAGTTGTGGCCCTTGATGACTTGGCATATTGCCTGCCGCATTCTGTTCCAGCTGCGATAACGGCGAAACGGCACACCGATCTGCTGGCTGAAAAGATGTTGTAGTCGGGACGCGGACAACCCCACGTTTGCGGCCAGCGTAATCACCGACGTCAGGTCGTCGCCTCGCGTGAATAAAAATTCGACGATTTGGCTGATGCGTGGGTCTAACCTGTCGGCTTGAGAGCGTCGTTTCGAAAAACTGAGTAGATCGGCTAGGGGTTGCGCGGTCCAATGTGGGCTGTAGCGATCTTCGTAGAGATCGCGCATGAAGGCGATTTCACCGCCGTTACCCACCAAAGCACCGTTGACCGAACGGGTGTTGCAGGTTAAAGGCAGTAGTGCCTCCACGCCGGCAATGGTCGGTTCGATATAAAACACCGCCAGCGGGTCGCCGCCCACATCCAGCTCGTGCCACACCCCAGCCGGAATCACTGCCGTGCGGCAGGATAGCCAATCGCTGCCCGCTACTTTTAAACGAAACTTCCCGTACAGTCCGGCCAGAAACACCGGGGCACCGTGTTGATGGTTGGCGTTGTAGTACAGCGGGCCGCAAAAAAACGTGCGGCCGTCGCTGATGTCCCACAGCGCGTCGAACGGGTTGGCGGCGGCCGCAGCACGTTCATACAAGCGAGAGGTATCGGTCATTGTTTATGCTCCCTGTTGCGTCCGGCCAGTCTAGTCAATGCGCTTGCGCTTGGCAACGGGGTTTGGGCGCTTGCCCTTGGCGGCATTCGATAACCGGGACTAAGTCCCTTTTAAAACGAGGATAAACATGACTAATCAAAAATTTCCACCCGAACCAATGGCAAACGTCTTTTTACTGGGATTTGCGATATTGTGTCTGGCGATAGCCTTGAGCATTGCCTGGGTGTTAGGCATCACGCTGTTTTTTCCCGAGGGTGTGCTGGCGGGTCATCTGGTCGAGCGGGCCGACATCATCCGTGCCCACATCGATTATCTGATGATGGCGCAATTTCTGTTCATTTTCTTTTTATTGTTCCGGCAATACGCTATCGCTCCGCCGGTCTGGGTAGTGGCAGCTTGCTGTTTCGGAGCGTTTTTCAACCCGTTGTCATTTTTATTGAGAGGCTTGGCGGCGAAGCCGGATGCCACGGCTTTGCCGGTCGAACCGCATTTCCCGATTCAGGCGGGTATCAGTTTTACATTGACGACGGTCGGTTTTCTAACCGCGACGATTTTGGTGGCTAGGGCGGCATGGCTATCGAGATTGGATAGGCACTGATGCAAAACTATCGTTGGCTAATGGGGGTGGCTTAAAGCTAGGTTGACAAAGTCCATAAATAGACTTATTTTAAAGTAAAGTAAAGTTTAGATAAGTTGTTTTGGAGGGCTTATGTTGTCAACAGCTCATGCGCAATTACCCGCCGACGGCGCGATGGTGGCCGGCGCCGCGTTACGTACTTTTTTTAATATCGCCGATGCCTGGCGTTTGAATGTCGAACAAGCCATGGTGCTGCTGGGATTGGATTCGCGCAGCACCTATTTTAAATGGAAGAAGAACCCGGAAACGGCCAGTCTGAATGCCGATAAATTGGAAAGACTGTCGTATATCTTCGGTATTTACAAGGCTTTGCAGATTCTTCTACCTAAACCGGAAGCGGCGGACGGCTGGTTGCATCAACCTAATCAGGCCGCGCTGTTTTCCGGACAAACTGCGTTGCAACGCATGTTGTCCGGGCGGGTGGCGGATTTATACGTGGTGCGTCAGTATCTGGATGCACAGTGCGGTTGGGCCTAATGACGGCGCTCAAGATCAGTCGAATTGACTGGCGGCCGTGTTGGCGGCTGATTCCCAGCCGGTTTCCACCAACCGGTCTGTTCGACAGAGTGGCAAATCCTGCCGATC of the Methylomonas sp. MK1 genome contains:
- a CDS encoding MbcA/ParS/Xre antitoxin family protein; this translates as MLSTAHAQLPADGAMVAGAALRTFFNIADAWRLNVEQAMVLLGLDSRSTYFKWKKNPETASLNADKLERLSYIFGIYKALQILLPKPEAADGWLHQPNQAALFSGQTALQRMLSGRVADLYVVRQYLDAQCGWA
- a CDS encoding MarR family winged helix-turn-helix transcriptional regulator is translated as MVDQISTIDNPSLDETLTPDMREAALRLAIEQFYFGYRAFTVQPDRILAERGLGRVHHRILYFVGRNPRISVNALLNMLSVSKQALNAPLRQLMDMQLVMIDTATHDKRVRELSLTGAGAELEAQLTGTQMQQLQTVFAQVGAKAEAGWHQVMRSLSGQG
- a CDS encoding tetratricopeptide repeat protein, translating into MLAHAARADLYRRLGRTADAISAYEQALTLTRQEPERRFLARRLREIRIQ
- a CDS encoding aminotransferase-like domain-containing protein; amino-acid sequence: MNLLSPQHPTRFSARTQDLHPSPIREILAVVDRPGMISFAGGLPSLDSFPQFNLAAMPQHMLQYGASEGEAELRERIAEDMQSLGMQCSAEQVLILSGSQQGIDLVAKLFIDHGTPVAVEAPTYLAALQVFRFFGARFVPYDVGAPDLDTWRREKPAFAYAIPTFQNPSGRCLDAAERAALAAACDAANIPLFEDDPYRDLVYDACERTPVCAQLRHAPWIYQGSFSKSLAPGLRLGYLVASPELLPFLTRLKQAADLHSNRLSQWLVLQHLNAPARTQQLAELAEHYRQRRDAFEAALHLHFSDLASWQIPPGGLFFWLTLNRQIDTRKLLPKAIEAGVAFMPGEPFLPMDVQACGQLRLNFSHADSAQAELGLRVLAGLVREFV
- a CDS encoding helix-turn-helix domain-containing protein, whose product is MTDTSRLYERAAAAANPFDALWDISDGRTFFCGPLYYNANHQHGAPVFLAGLYGKFRLKVAGSDWLSCRTAVIPAGVWHELDVGGDPLAVFYIEPTIAGVEALLPLTCNTRSVNGALVGNGGEIAFMRDLYEDRYSPHWTAQPLADLLSFSKRRSQADRLDPRISQIVEFLFTRGDDLTSVITLAANVGLSASRLQHLFSQQIGVPFRRYRSWNRMRQAICQVIKGHNFTTAAHASGFSDSAHFSHEFRKTFGAAPTVGLHNLARLQR
- a CDS encoding RNA polymerase sigma factor; amino-acid sequence: MREKIDAIYQSESRHVLATLIRLLGDFDVAEEALHDAFRAALEQWPRDGVPANPRAWLVSAGRFKAIDSLRRQARFDVLDDADTLAGPASETDDTDDEGLEDDRLRLIFTCCHPALSPDAQVALTLREVCGLATEEIARAFLTPTPTLAQRIVRAKTKIRDARIPYQVPSPAELPQRLDSVLRVIYLVFNEGYSASSGDALTRHDLSEEAIRLGRLLIELLPEPEALGLLALMLLHESRRAARATADGELILLDDQDRSLWDRERIAEGSALVQQALVSQRFSPYAVQAAIAAVHANASHATATDWPQIVALYEVLLRIEASPVIELNRAVAVAMRDGPAAGLELIDAILQNGDLTDYHLAHAARADLFRRLGRTDEAIAAYEQALALARQEPERRFLARRLREIRVE
- a CDS encoding helix-turn-helix domain-containing protein translates to MTTANINTTMLTWARERSGVTVSEFARKCGVSLDKLSEWESGHRSLTFKQAMTYAEKAHIPFGYLFLAQPPIDELPIPDLRTIEGQINRRLSAELLDLIKLMQQRQEWYKDYLQQHLVGPNPIVGRFAVKDGVTAIVRDIRTELGVGNHPQRGSWEDYYRDLVNRIESVGVLVMRQSDVGHYTRPLRVEEFRGFAIADNYAPIIFVNHADALGARLFTLVHELCHIWIGQSGISDASTQTHRAEEILCNAVAAEFLVPATEFQTIWRHGLDNWQSNLPTLESHFHVSTWTLARRALALNYITQDEYQRYINAQQAAYRDRDDSGGPGYYRTKKAQISQRFSRAVVSEALSGQLLLREASQLLGGIKPDKIATFAKELGV